Proteins encoded by one window of uncultured Draconibacterium sp.:
- a CDS encoding type IX secretion system membrane protein PorP/SprF, with the protein MKAKLNIIKGLGILAIVLSAFTSNAQQDPMYTQYMFNTQTINPAYAGTWESVGFMLLGRHQWTGFDGAPETYSFSFQAPLKNERVALGLNLISDKVQYVKRFYMFADYSYLVPLSETLNLRLGLKGGFTNYSHNLALHNILDPGDPSFVGEIDSKLKPNFGVGAFLYSKRAYLGFSIPRVVNSTFDNDYDNFSVEGQLRHYFLIAGAVFDLGENVKFKPTALTKASFTSETGTPLQLDLTGNFLIKEKLWLGAMWRSGDSYGFIAQFLFAEKLRLGYAIDFSTTNLQNYNNGTHEVMISYELRFKKEKVVSPRYF; encoded by the coding sequence ATGAAAGCAAAATTAAATATTATCAAAGGTTTAGGGATTCTGGCAATTGTATTATCTGCATTTACCTCTAATGCGCAGCAGGACCCCATGTATACTCAATACATGTTCAATACACAAACCATTAACCCGGCTTATGCCGGTACATGGGAATCCGTTGGTTTTATGTTACTGGGCCGTCACCAGTGGACTGGGTTTGATGGTGCCCCCGAAACATATTCCTTCTCGTTCCAGGCTCCGCTCAAAAACGAAAGAGTGGCACTGGGATTGAACCTGATAAGCGATAAAGTGCAATACGTAAAACGGTTTTATATGTTTGCCGATTATTCCTACCTCGTACCTTTAAGTGAAACACTGAATTTACGACTGGGATTAAAAGGTGGGTTTACCAATTACTCGCACAACCTGGCTTTGCATAACATTCTCGATCCGGGAGATCCTTCGTTTGTTGGAGAAATCGATTCGAAACTAAAACCAAACTTTGGTGTGGGAGCATTCCTTTACAGCAAAAGAGCTTACCTGGGATTTTCGATACCAAGAGTGGTGAACAGTACTTTTGATAATGATTACGACAATTTTTCGGTAGAAGGACAACTGCGTCACTACTTCCTGATCGCTGGAGCGGTATTCGACCTTGGCGAGAATGTTAAATTCAAACCAACGGCTTTAACAAAAGCCTCGTTTACCTCGGAAACAGGTACTCCGCTTCAGCTCGATTTAACAGGTAACTTCCTAATTAAAGAAAAACTGTGGCTAGGTGCCATGTGGCGTTCAGGCGATTCGTATGGTTTTATTGCCCAGTTCCTGTTTGCAGAGAAACTTCGGTTGGGATACGCCATTGATTTTTCTACAACAAATTTGCAGAATTACAACAATGGTACGCACGAAGTAATGATCTCGTACGAACTTAGATTT